The following coding sequences lie in one Sedimentibacter sp. MB35-C1 genomic window:
- a CDS encoding ClpP family protease, producing the protein MNGNNEKQNFSSDSEPINPFLFSGNENNKNEDNSDQPIENVKQVGSITDISPVKDICFISIIGEIEGHTSLPPQSKTTKYEHIIPMIIGAEMDPQIKGVLMLINTMGGDVEAGLAISELVSSITKPTVSLVLGGGHSIGTALAVSTNYSFIAPTGTMTIHPIRTNGFVIGVPQTFRYFQKMQERITNFIVNNSNVDRKALLDCMYDTDEIANDVGTVLNAEEVCQIGLIDEIGGFSSSMNKLRDLIGNMNNNDQDCS; encoded by the coding sequence ATGAATGGGAATAATGAGAAACAGAACTTTAGCAGCGATTCTGAACCGATTAATCCGTTTCTTTTTAGCGGAAATGAAAATAATAAAAATGAAGATAATTCTGATCAGCCCATAGAAAACGTAAAGCAAGTTGGCAGCATAACAGATATCAGCCCAGTTAAGGACATTTGCTTCATAAGCATAATCGGAGAGATTGAGGGGCATACATCTCTTCCGCCTCAAAGCAAGACTACTAAGTATGAACATATAATTCCTATGATTATAGGAGCGGAAATGGATCCTCAAATTAAAGGGGTGCTGATGCTGATTAATACGATGGGAGGAGATGTTGAGGCAGGCTTGGCTATTTCAGAACTGGTATCAAGCATAACAAAACCGACAGTATCACTCGTCCTTGGAGGCGGCCATTCAATAGGTACGGCACTTGCTGTATCAACTAATTATTCATTTATTGCTCCTACAGGAACTATGACAATACATCCTATAAGAACAAATGGATTTGTGATAGGCGTTCCACAGACATTTAGATATTTTCAAAAAATGCAGGAAAGGATTACAAACTTTATAGTTAATAATTCAAATGTAGACAGAAAGGCACTTTTGGATTGTATGTATGATACCGACGAAATTGCTAATGATGTAGGTACAGTTCTCAATGCTGAAGAGGTTTGTCAGATAGGGTTGATAGACGAGATAGGAGGATTCAGTTCCTCTATGAATAAGCTGAGAGACTTGATAGGAAATATGAATAATAACGACCAGGATTGTTCATAA
- a CDS encoding DNA translocase FtsK, whose amino-acid sequence MAKIQSENKTKKATPRKKSTSSNTKSKKSSNNSNELLKKEITAIFTVAFAVFLIVVTIKENQTGIIGKSINTFIHSAFGKGADVLPYFILVIGMMRLLNIIVFGNSNQVAAIIGFFICLIMYSALQDIETLKESDSIRSLIKVSSETGLLKQGGGIIGNILTYIFLKLVGRNGTYIVLGALVFSNFILLTNQSVIGICKIITDYFKRFFKAIHNFIFITEPQDDPKSKARIPEPHDGSEENIKIFDYMNPHENNKKAEITQLKIDDVKKAEMPAKENVKEKEKIEHDDAKDKEVKRGKNNSKFESKEITDDIINIAGIKADNYKQPSTTLLDSVPQHSRGYKDDLKKDGEKLIETLSNFNIPCNILQINKGPTITRYEIQPAPGIKVSRITGLSNDIALALATSDIRMEAPIPGKSAIGIEVPNKSKTSVYLRSLIESKEYKSIGTNIPFALGKDIAGKNIIASIDKMPHLLIAGATGSGKSVCINSLIMSILFRAKPDEVKLILVDPKVVELSIYNGLPHLLIPVVTDPRKAANALNWAVSEMTNRYKIFAQNSVRDLESYNEKMVKEDNEKMPQIVIIIDELADLMTVASSEVEEYITRIAQLARACGMHLVIATQRPSVDVITGVIKANIPSRIAFAVSSHIDSRTILDTGGAEKLLGKGDMLYHPIGLPKPIRIQGTFISDDEIKRVVDDIKAQQIQIKTGKQNEIINEIEKTPEQDEDVDELLEQAVELVVNDGQASASYIQRKFKVGYARAARIIDQLEQRGIVGPHEGSKPRKVLVTVEELEEMRGN is encoded by the coding sequence ATGGCAAAGATACAAAGTGAAAATAAAACAAAAAAAGCAACTCCAAGGAAAAAGAGTACAAGCTCAAATACAAAATCAAAAAAAAGCAGTAACAACAGCAATGAGCTGTTAAAAAAAGAAATAACAGCAATTTTTACAGTTGCATTTGCTGTGTTTTTAATAGTGGTTACCATAAAAGAAAATCAGACAGGGATAATAGGAAAATCAATTAATACCTTCATTCATTCAGCTTTTGGAAAAGGAGCTGACGTATTGCCGTATTTTATATTGGTAATCGGTATGATGAGACTTTTGAATATAATCGTATTCGGAAACAGCAACCAAGTAGCGGCTATAATCGGGTTTTTTATATGCTTAATTATGTATTCGGCTTTGCAGGATATAGAAACATTAAAAGAAAGTGATTCTATAAGAAGCTTAATAAAAGTATCTTCTGAAACAGGCCTTTTGAAACAAGGCGGTGGAATTATAGGAAATATTCTTACATACATATTTTTAAAACTTGTTGGAAGAAACGGGACATACATAGTGCTAGGAGCTTTAGTGTTCTCTAATTTTATTCTTCTTACTAATCAGAGCGTTATTGGGATATGCAAAATAATTACAGATTATTTTAAAAGGTTTTTTAAGGCTATACATAATTTTATATTTATTACTGAGCCGCAAGACGACCCTAAATCCAAGGCCAGAATTCCGGAGCCTCATGATGGATCGGAAGAAAATATAAAAATATTCGATTATATGAATCCTCATGAAAACAATAAAAAAGCTGAAATTACACAACTGAAGATAGACGATGTCAAAAAAGCTGAAATGCCAGCTAAGGAGAATGTAAAAGAAAAAGAAAAAATTGAGCATGATGATGCTAAAGATAAAGAAGTAAAAAGAGGAAAGAATAATTCTAAATTTGAATCTAAAGAAATTACAGATGATATAATTAATATTGCAGGTATAAAGGCTGACAATTATAAACAACCGTCAACAACGCTTTTAGATTCTGTCCCTCAGCATTCAAGAGGGTACAAAGATGACTTGAAAAAAGACGGAGAAAAACTTATTGAAACATTGAGCAACTTTAATATTCCGTGCAACATTCTTCAAATCAATAAAGGGCCTACCATTACAAGGTATGAAATTCAGCCGGCTCCAGGTATTAAAGTAAGCCGCATAACGGGGCTGTCAAATGACATAGCACTGGCTCTTGCCACGTCTGATATTCGTATGGAAGCTCCAATACCAGGTAAATCTGCAATAGGAATAGAAGTGCCCAATAAAAGCAAGACAAGTGTGTATTTGAGAAGCTTAATAGAATCCAAAGAATATAAATCTATTGGTACAAATATTCCGTTCGCATTGGGAAAGGATATTGCAGGCAAGAATATAATTGCGTCCATTGATAAAATGCCTCACCTTTTGATTGCAGGAGCTACAGGTTCAGGAAAAAGTGTATGCATCAATTCTCTCATTATGAGTATACTTTTCAGGGCAAAACCTGATGAAGTCAAACTTATACTTGTTGACCCGAAGGTTGTGGAGCTGAGCATTTACAACGGTTTGCCGCATCTTCTTATTCCGGTTGTTACCGATCCGAGAAAAGCTGCAAACGCGCTGAACTGGGCTGTATCAGAAATGACAAATAGATACAAGATTTTTGCACAAAACAGTGTGAGAGATCTCGAGTCATATAATGAAAAGATGGTCAAGGAAGATAATGAAAAAATGCCTCAAATAGTAATTATTATCGACGAACTTGCAGATCTTATGACAGTTGCTTCATCTGAGGTTGAAGAATATATTACACGTATTGCTCAGCTTGCAAGAGCATGCGGCATGCACTTGGTAATTGCAACTCAGAGACCGTCTGTGGATGTTATCACAGGTGTAATAAAAGCAAATATTCCTTCAAGGATAGCATTTGCCGTTTCTTCGCATATAGATTCAAGAACAATATTGGATACCGGAGGTGCTGAGAAACTTTTAGGAAAAGGAGATATGCTTTATCATCCTATAGGCCTTCCAAAACCTATACGAATCCAAGGAACTTTTATTTCTGATGACGAAATAAAAAGAGTGGTAGATGATATCAAGGCTCAGCAGATTCAAATTAAAACAGGAAAACAAAATGAGATAATAAATGAAATAGAAAAAACACCGGAACAGGATGAGGACGTAGATGAACTTTTAGAGCAGGCAGTGGAGTTGGTCGTAAATGATGGCCAGGCTTCAGCTTCATATATACAAAGAAAATTCAAAGTAGGCTATGCCAGAGCTGCAAGAATAATTGATCAGCTTGAACAAAGAGGTATAGTTGGACCTCATGAAGGCAGCAAGCCAAGAAAAGTGCTTGTAACAGTAGAAGAACTAGAAGAAATGAGAGGAAATTAA
- the rimO gene encoding 30S ribosomal protein S12 methylthiotransferase RimO, producing the protein MKKIYMHSLGCSKNLVDSEHMIGILKNKGFETTDYADKADYIIINTCSFIEDAQQESVDAILSAAEIKNSCNKKPKIIVTGCLAQRFGSELADEMPEVDIIIGTSGFEKINDYIEKYESSNRTVVDTEMRQVDDENLPRNTLTESWYAYLKIAEGCSNHCTYCIIPKLRGPYKSRKIEKIVEDASQLAKNGAKEIIIIAQDTSKYGIDLYGERKLHEVVQKVSELEGVEWVRIHYLYPEDIYDELINEFKHNDKLLKYFDIPLQHIDDRILKRMNRNTNEKQITDLIKKIRREVPGAVIRTSLITGFPGETQQEHEKLMKFLNEYKLDRVGIFKYSREEDTPSYKLPDQIDEEVKEQRYNELMELQQGISYENNLEKIGGVYDVLIEEKDAENIWVGRTYMDSIDIDGCVYVTSDKDLEVGSIYKVKINDVLEYDMMGDVVYELV; encoded by the coding sequence ATGAAAAAAATATACATGCATTCCCTTGGATGTTCCAAAAATCTTGTTGATTCGGAACACATGATAGGAATATTAAAAAATAAAGGGTTTGAGACAACAGATTATGCTGACAAAGCCGATTACATCATAATAAATACATGTTCGTTTATAGAGGACGCTCAGCAGGAATCGGTGGATGCTATTCTTTCAGCTGCGGAAATTAAAAACAGTTGTAATAAAAAACCAAAGATTATAGTAACAGGATGTCTGGCTCAAAGATTTGGAAGCGAGCTTGCAGATGAAATGCCGGAAGTCGATATTATTATCGGGACATCAGGTTTTGAAAAGATAAATGATTATATTGAAAAATATGAAAGCAGCAATAGAACTGTGGTTGATACTGAAATGCGCCAGGTTGACGATGAAAATCTCCCTAGGAATACTTTGACAGAGAGTTGGTATGCATACCTGAAAATTGCAGAGGGTTGCAGCAACCATTGCACATATTGTATTATTCCAAAATTAAGAGGACCATATAAGAGCAGGAAGATAGAAAAAATTGTCGAGGATGCAAGCCAATTGGCAAAGAACGGAGCAAAAGAAATAATAATAATTGCTCAGGATACCAGCAAGTATGGAATTGATCTTTACGGAGAAAGAAAGCTTCATGAGGTAGTGCAAAAAGTTTCGGAATTGGAAGGTGTGGAATGGGTAAGAATACATTATCTGTACCCTGAAGATATATATGATGAGCTTATAAATGAATTTAAACACAATGACAAGCTGCTAAAATATTTTGACATACCACTGCAACACATAGATGATAGAATATTAAAGAGAATGAACCGAAACACAAATGAAAAGCAAATAACAGATTTGATTAAAAAAATCAGAAGAGAAGTTCCAGGAGCTGTAATAAGGACATCGCTAATAACAGGATTCCCCGGTGAGACACAGCAAGAGCATGAAAAATTGATGAAATTCCTGAATGAATACAAGCTTGATCGTGTGGGAATATTTAAGTATTCTAGAGAAGAAGACACTCCGTCATACAAGTTGCCAGATCAGATCGATGAGGAAGTCAAAGAACAAAGATATAATGAGTTAATGGAATTACAGCAAGGAATTTCTTATGAAAACAACCTGGAGAAAATAGGCGGCGTTTATGATGTTCTTATAGAAGAGAAGGATGCTGAAAACATATGGGTCGGAAGGACATACATGGATTCAATAGATATAGACGGCTGTGTCTACGTGACATCTGATAAGGATTTGGAAGTGGGAAGTATTTATAAAGTAAAAATAAATGATGTGTTAGAATATGATATGATGGGAGATGTTGTATATGAATTGGTTTAG
- the pgsA gene encoding CDP-diacylglycerol--glycerol-3-phosphate 3-phosphatidyltransferase: MNWFRQMNLPNKLTVIRVLAIPLFLIFLYISKGIFRFLPLLIFVAAAITDAVDGYIARRDNLVTDFGKFMDPLADKLLTASAFIAFVQIDYLSAWVVVIIISREFLISGFRTLAASKGITIAANPWGKIKTVFQMVLIVVILLNYTGYAGFTSPWITPLVVIVVLLTVVSGATYIYENIEALK; encoded by the coding sequence ATGAATTGGTTTAGACAAATGAACCTTCCGAATAAGCTTACTGTTATAAGAGTATTGGCAATTCCATTGTTTTTAATATTTTTATATATAAGCAAAGGAATATTCAGGTTTTTGCCGCTTTTAATTTTTGTTGCTGCGGCAATAACAGATGCTGTTGACGGGTATATAGCAAGGAGGGATAATCTGGTTACAGATTTTGGTAAATTTATGGACCCTCTTGCCGATAAGCTTCTCACTGCTTCTGCATTTATAGCTTTTGTTCAAATTGATTATTTAAGCGCATGGGTTGTTGTTATAATTATTTCGAGAGAATTTTTAATATCCGGATTTCGAACTTTGGCGGCTTCAAAAGGAATAACAATTGCGGCAAATCCATGGGGTAAAATTAAAACGGTATTCCAAATGGTACTTATCGTAGTAATATTGCTGAATTATACGGGATATGCAGGGTTTACATCACCATGGATAACACCTCTTGTGGTCATAGTAGTTCTTTTGACCGTAGTATCAGGAGCAACATATATTTATGAGAATATTGAAGCATTAAAATAA
- a CDS encoding DUF5058 family protein encodes MDYLKMANSLPMWIAAGIAVLLVLIQSIIFATKSFATGKEIGISESAMKDAMKSSFITSIGPSMVILTGLLSLLVTVGGPMAWMRLSFIGSVMFELMAAGFGTQAAGVEMGVDAMTDVAFANAVWTMILGSIGWIVFSTFTANKMDKVQQKFSKGDKGLITIASTAAMLGAFASLSSSHLVAMNKNTIACIAGGLIMAIIGPLGDKKNIKWLKEWTLAIALFGGMIVAAVI; translated from the coding sequence ATGGATTACTTAAAAATGGCCAATAGCCTTCCGATGTGGATTGCTGCCGGCATTGCTGTGCTTTTGGTATTAATACAATCGATAATATTTGCTACTAAATCTTTTGCAACCGGAAAAGAAATAGGAATTTCGGAAAGTGCAATGAAGGATGCTATGAAAAGCAGCTTCATCACTTCAATAGGACCGTCTATGGTAATTCTCACGGGGTTGTTATCTTTACTGGTAACAGTTGGAGGCCCGATGGCATGGATGAGACTGTCTTTCATAGGCTCGGTAATGTTTGAGCTAATGGCAGCAGGTTTCGGAACACAAGCTGCAGGAGTTGAAATGGGTGTAGATGCAATGACTGATGTTGCTTTTGCAAACGCTGTTTGGACAATGATTTTAGGTTCAATAGGATGGATTGTTTTTTCAACGTTTACTGCAAATAAAATGGACAAAGTACAGCAGAAATTTTCAAAGGGCGACAAAGGCCTTATTACGATTGCATCTACAGCGGCAATGCTTGGAGCTTTTGCATCGTTGAGCTCAAGTCATCTTGTGGCCATGAACAAAAATACCATTGCGTGCATAGCCGGAGGGCTCATAATGGCAATAATAGGGCCGCTTGGTGATAAGAAGAATATAAAATGGCTTAAAGAATGGACTTTGGCAATAGCGTTATTTGGCGGAATGATTGTGGCCGCAGTTATTTAA
- a CDS encoding amidohydrolase, translating to MNKQELIAEVEKLKDVITDASISIWNNPEISGEEKFSSELIKNILKNNEFKIYDINNVEYAFYAEYGQGSPVIAIMGEYDALPGMSQKKDIKHNPVIEGGNGHGCGHNLLGSAAMGAALALKNYIKQDNVKGTIRFYGCPAEETLNGKVEMIRENAFDGCDVALSWHPMNVNTPIYNSYLANNSIKFKFNGISAHAAAVPHLGRSALDAVELMNTGANYMREHVIDKARIHYTITDAGGPPNIVPKEAESWYFIRAPHRKDVTEITDRLIKISEGAALMTETEVSHKYVAGCYEMMPNKVLFDLTYKNMQEISGPDFTLEELQFADEIQKTVSEHQVEDDLNNYKIFKKYSMHKHVVSKEVAQETYLTGSSDSGDVSWILPMNCFLTACWPLGINPHTWQATSMAGSEVAQKGMLYASKVFVSIAYDLLNDSSLVESAKKEFSDKTKNNKYVLPLK from the coding sequence ATGAATAAACAAGAATTAATTGCAGAGGTAGAAAAGTTAAAGGATGTTATTACAGACGCAAGTATAAGCATTTGGAATAATCCTGAAATATCCGGAGAAGAAAAGTTTTCATCTGAACTTATAAAAAATATATTAAAAAATAATGAATTTAAAATTTATGATATAAACAACGTAGAGTATGCTTTTTATGCCGAGTATGGCCAAGGAAGCCCCGTAATAGCAATTATGGGAGAGTATGATGCATTGCCTGGTATGTCTCAGAAAAAAGATATTAAGCATAATCCTGTAATTGAAGGAGGCAACGGACATGGGTGCGGCCATAATCTTTTGGGAAGCGCTGCTATGGGAGCTGCACTAGCGCTAAAAAATTATATAAAGCAAGATAATGTTAAAGGTACAATAAGATTCTATGGCTGTCCTGCTGAAGAAACATTGAATGGAAAAGTGGAAATGATACGAGAGAACGCATTTGACGGATGTGATGTGGCATTAAGCTGGCATCCTATGAATGTAAATACTCCAATTTATAATTCATATCTTGCTAATAACTCTATAAAATTTAAATTCAATGGAATATCGGCACATGCAGCAGCGGTTCCTCATCTTGGAAGAAGTGCTCTGGATGCTGTTGAGCTTATGAATACGGGTGCAAATTATATGAGGGAACATGTAATTGATAAGGCAAGAATACATTACACCATTACTGATGCCGGAGGACCTCCTAATATAGTTCCGAAGGAAGCAGAATCATGGTATTTCATCAGAGCCCCACATAGAAAGGATGTTACTGAAATCACCGATAGGCTTATAAAAATTTCTGAAGGAGCTGCTCTTATGACTGAAACAGAGGTAAGCCATAAATATGTTGCAGGATGTTATGAAATGATGCCAAACAAGGTTTTGTTCGATCTTACGTATAAAAACATGCAAGAGATTTCGGGACCGGATTTTACTTTAGAAGAACTGCAGTTTGCTGATGAAATTCAAAAAACTGTAAGTGAGCACCAGGTTGAGGATGATCTAAACAACTACAAAATATTTAAAAAATATTCGATGCATAAGCATGTTGTTTCTAAAGAGGTAGCACAGGAGACGTATTTAACAGGTTCTTCAGACTCAGGGGATGTAAGCTGGATACTACCTATGAATTGCTTTCTGACAGCATGCTGGCCTTTGGGAATAAATCCTCATACGTGGCAGGCAACATCAATGGCGGGATCAGAGGTTGCGCAGAAAGGAATGTTGTACGCTTCAAAAGTCTTTGTGTCAATTGCATACGATCTGTTAAATGATAGCAGTCTTGTGGAAAGTGCGAAAAAAGAATTTTCTGACAAAACTAAAAATAATAAATATGTTCTGCCTTTAAAATAA
- a CDS encoding PucR family transcriptional regulator codes for MMKAEFFKDYKVIAGHGGLDNQIQGVTVLDAPDGFKWTMGKEFVITSGYIFSRDFNYLNEYICSDELRKNAALGIKFVRYLKRTPENLIEACNKCNVPLIDIPDKDPFMGIFNAVNVIVMNKNIRQFNIGRINPKSFTDLTYQEMKIKKILNSLEYEMEFPAMLYDLIDDKAYYSSNKFKELSVGFSKYDFWNPSFSHSVEVMCDNLKMIRYRFYDDKYDKPYSWITVPISVKNKVRAYFVVMEATELLDYFDQFALRIGFVQIQAMFEQILVAQSSGDRGFASVVKNIINKRYDKKEIIEKALEYDLDVDRKSCMFVIEQKNKGILISGYSDIINSDKRQVFGLNTCQMALMGDNRCLFMYNFTEREKTDKEYEAMLNKVCNLKKRLELDIEGSEFIIGISDVSDYIFNAGRNYDRCLKSICMGSHIYPGLDIIEYSRLGVFAWVDIKEDEIDVMKKGIEVLYTDEANSELLETLKVYLENKMNFSLTAEKLFVHINTVRKRIEKISDMISIDLNDEMNRIKLELLLKII; via the coding sequence ATGATGAAAGCAGAATTTTTTAAAGACTATAAGGTAATAGCGGGACATGGCGGATTAGATAACCAAATCCAAGGTGTGACTGTATTGGATGCCCCTGACGGCTTCAAATGGACGATGGGCAAGGAGTTTGTAATAACTTCGGGATATATATTTTCAAGAGATTTTAATTATCTGAACGAATATATATGTTCGGATGAACTAAGGAAAAATGCTGCATTGGGAATAAAATTTGTCAGATATCTAAAGCGTACTCCTGAAAATCTAATTGAGGCCTGTAATAAATGCAACGTTCCGCTGATAGATATACCTGATAAAGATCCTTTTATGGGAATATTTAATGCAGTTAATGTAATTGTTATGAATAAAAATATTCGGCAGTTCAATATAGGCAGAATAAATCCCAAAAGCTTTACGGATCTTACATACCAGGAAATGAAAATTAAAAAAATATTGAATAGCCTTGAATATGAGATGGAATTTCCGGCAATGCTTTACGATTTAATTGACGATAAGGCATATTATAGTTCAAACAAGTTTAAAGAGCTGTCAGTTGGTTTCAGCAAATATGACTTTTGGAATCCATCCTTTAGCCATAGCGTGGAAGTTATGTGCGACAATTTAAAAATGATAAGATACAGATTTTATGACGACAAGTATGACAAGCCATACAGTTGGATAACTGTTCCCATAAGCGTAAAAAACAAAGTTAGGGCGTACTTTGTTGTCATGGAGGCAACAGAACTTTTAGACTATTTCGATCAATTTGCTCTTCGAATAGGCTTTGTGCAAATTCAAGCGATGTTTGAGCAAATACTTGTAGCACAAAGCTCTGGCGATAGAGGGTTTGCATCTGTAGTTAAGAATATTATTAATAAAAGATATGATAAAAAAGAAATTATTGAAAAAGCCCTTGAATACGATCTTGATGTAGACAGAAAAAGTTGCATGTTTGTAATTGAACAAAAAAATAAAGGTATTCTTATTTCAGGATACAGCGATATTATCAATAGTGATAAAAGGCAGGTTTTTGGTTTAAATACATGTCAAATGGCATTAATGGGAGATAACAGATGCCTTTTTATGTATAATTTTACTGAAAGGGAAAAAACAGATAAAGAATATGAAGCGATGCTCAATAAAGTCTGCAATTTAAAAAAACGTCTGGAATTAGATATAGAAGGTTCAGAATTTATAATTGGGATTTCCGATGTGTCTGATTATATTTTTAACGCAGGTAGAAATTATGATAGATGCCTAAAGTCAATATGCATGGGTTCACATATTTATCCCGGCCTAGATATAATAGAATATTCCCGGCTGGGAGTGTTTGCATGGGTAGATATAAAAGAGGACGAGATCGATGTAATGAAAAAAGGAATTGAAGTTTTATATACAGACGAAGCAAATAGTGAGCTTTTGGAAACATTAAAGGTTTATCTTGAAAACAAAATGAATTTTAGCCTTACAGCTGAGAAATTGTTCGTGCATATTAATACTGTGAGAAAACGAATTGAAAAGATAAGCGACATGATAAGCATAGATCTCAATGATGAAATGAATCGCATCAAGCTTGAACTTCTTCTTAAAATAATATAA
- the recA gene encoding recombinase RecA: MEKDKALELAIAQIEKQFGKGSIMKLGENAKLNIESIPTGALPLDIATGIGGVPKGRIIEIFGPESSGKTTVALHIVAEAQKRGGIAAFIDAEHALDPAYAKKLGVSNEDLIISQPDTGEQALEIAEALVRSGAVDIVVIDSVAALVPKAEIDGEMGDSHVGLQARLMSQALRKLAGAINKSNTVAIFINQLREKVGVMFGNPETTTGGRALKFYASMRFDVRRIESLKKGDNVYGNRTRVKVVKNKVAPPFKQAEFDIIYGKGISKEGCILDMAVEAGVVNKAGAWYSYETGRIGQGRENSKEYLLSNPELMAEIEKKVREKYDLGDVKESYDDSDKSAKSAKSADSDK; encoded by the coding sequence ATGGAGAAAGATAAGGCGCTTGAGCTTGCTATTGCTCAAATAGAAAAACAATTCGGCAAGGGATCTATAATGAAGCTTGGAGAAAATGCGAAGCTTAATATAGAATCGATACCGACCGGTGCCCTGCCGCTTGATATTGCTACCGGTATAGGCGGAGTTCCAAAAGGAAGAATAATAGAGATTTTTGGACCTGAATCATCAGGAAAGACTACCGTTGCATTACATATAGTTGCAGAAGCACAAAAAAGAGGAGGTATTGCTGCTTTCATAGATGCTGAGCATGCACTTGATCCTGCATATGCTAAAAAACTTGGAGTATCAAATGAAGACCTTATTATTTCTCAGCCAGATACAGGCGAACAGGCCTTAGAAATAGCGGAAGCATTGGTCAGGAGCGGAGCCGTTGATATAGTGGTAATAGATTCTGTTGCCGCACTTGTTCCTAAGGCAGAAATTGATGGAGAGATGGGTGATTCTCATGTAGGACTTCAGGCCAGACTTATGTCTCAAGCTTTGCGAAAGTTGGCAGGAGCAATTAATAAATCCAATACAGTGGCTATTTTCATCAACCAGCTTCGTGAAAAAGTTGGTGTTATGTTTGGAAACCCTGAAACTACCACAGGCGGACGAGCTCTTAAGTTCTATGCATCAATGAGGTTTGATGTCAGAAGGATAGAATCCCTTAAAAAAGGGGACAATGTCTATGGAAATAGAACAAGAGTCAAGGTTGTTAAAAACAAGGTTGCACCTCCGTTTAAACAGGCAGAATTTGATATTATATACGGTAAAGGAATATCAAAGGAAGGCTGCATACTTGATATGGCAGTTGAGGCCGGTGTTGTTAATAAAGCCGGAGCATGGTATTCATATGAAACCGGTAGAATCGGACAGGGAAGAGAAAATTCAAAGGAATATTTGCTTTCAAACCCTGAGCTTATGGCTGAAATTGAAAAGAAAGTAAGAGAAAAATACGATCTTGGAGATGTGAAGGAAAGCTATGATGATTCAGATAAATCTGCTAAGTCAGCTAAATCGGCGGATTCAGATAAATAA